The Candidatus Protochlamydia phocaeensis genome has a window encoding:
- a CDS encoding BTB/POZ domain-containing protein, with protein MSTISSLHHIDLHELAHLNFDQVPDLNKGTPSEIINNYETLLKKVENFVKEASPQTVNASFYQDAYTVIHKCERAIRQISSVQKTKVLGHCTKIENIVVGKLWREQEKNFDAFCKEDLNIKDQARINNIKKEFGIDSNGTFQIEGDTLILSKQALATMKERFFWPLLKSMVESNPTLKKVQISGDPHPIPIETVNKLLAKRRDSKSDLPPVFGQDVPVYFTGKEIGTLEVEEIKKGKGKVTTTLPIRSLDVDSFSIKGSYLELLALDCPYFETSLAGAFIEAKNKQIVLPEEITPKTFEEGLECLYGKGEVTKENLLPLLYMANYYNLSSLTDKCCQFMSKQLDRLYALDDKEIGKVRSQFSELQSQFPNINLGPAYGKYYEKALSNAIGSPRFFTLVKECLDKKIPITSLNLTNKFTSLDWDAHFEALSQFPTLKSMHIEARQFGDKDFKGLGQLHLDRLSFKGGKFTGEGLKHLQNMPLKTLKLTLSSSLVDLSHLPKLTTLKNLNLSCCFALPPGEMKHISGLSALEKLNLHATSLLDDTGLKHLSGMPHLKILNLSENEKITDKGIQHLPSGLTELNLKKCTQINDQALLYIGSSLSKLKKLDIALTPVTDRGLQFLTGFENVPPLHELNLNYCKNITHIGVEALLVRLSLEGLYLNETPVDPQAVRKSEDAVFKAFGRKIKDLQISPPQVSDDYIPYY; from the coding sequence ATGTCAACAATTTCTAGCCTTCATCACATTGATCTTCATGAATTAGCGCACTTAAATTTCGATCAAGTGCCTGATTTAAATAAAGGGACGCCTTCGGAAATTATAAATAACTATGAGACATTATTAAAAAAAGTAGAAAATTTTGTAAAAGAAGCCTCGCCTCAGACTGTAAATGCCTCCTTTTATCAAGATGCGTATACAGTCATTCATAAATGTGAAAGAGCGATTAGGCAAATTAGCTCAGTCCAAAAGACAAAGGTATTGGGGCATTGTACGAAGATAGAGAACATTGTGGTAGGTAAATTGTGGCGCGAGCAAGAGAAGAACTTTGATGCCTTTTGCAAAGAGGATTTAAATATTAAGGATCAGGCGAGAATTAACAATATTAAGAAGGAATTTGGAATTGATTCCAACGGTACTTTTCAGATCGAAGGTGACACGCTTATTCTTTCTAAGCAAGCTTTGGCCACTATGAAGGAGCGTTTTTTTTGGCCTCTTTTAAAATCGATGGTAGAAAGCAATCCGACTTTAAAGAAAGTTCAAATTTCCGGCGATCCTCATCCTATTCCCATAGAGACTGTGAACAAGCTTCTGGCGAAAAGGAGGGATTCAAAGAGCGATCTTCCTCCCGTTTTTGGTCAGGATGTTCCTGTTTATTTTACCGGCAAAGAAATTGGAACGTTAGAAGTTGAAGAAATCAAAAAAGGGAAAGGGAAGGTCACGACAACGTTACCCATTAGATCTTTGGATGTTGACTCGTTTTCAATTAAGGGATCCTATCTAGAATTACTGGCCCTTGACTGTCCCTATTTTGAAACTTCCTTGGCAGGGGCTTTTATCGAAGCGAAGAACAAGCAAATTGTTCTTCCAGAGGAAATTACTCCAAAAACTTTTGAAGAAGGCCTGGAATGTCTGTATGGAAAGGGAGAGGTCACGAAAGAGAATCTCCTGCCGCTTCTTTATATGGCTAATTATTACAATCTGTCTTCCTTAACTGATAAATGCTGCCAATTTATGAGCAAGCAGTTAGATCGTTTATATGCTTTGGATGACAAAGAAATAGGTAAAGTGAGAAGCCAATTTTCTGAATTGCAAAGCCAATTTCCTAACATTAACTTGGGGCCTGCCTATGGGAAGTATTATGAAAAAGCGCTGTCTAATGCCATTGGATCGCCAAGGTTTTTTACATTAGTAAAGGAATGTCTGGATAAAAAAATTCCCATTACGTCTCTTAATCTCACAAATAAGTTTACCTCTCTGGATTGGGATGCTCATTTTGAAGCGTTAAGTCAATTTCCTACTCTTAAAAGTATGCATATTGAAGCTAGACAATTTGGTGATAAGGATTTTAAGGGCTTGGGGCAATTGCATTTAGATAGGCTATCTTTCAAGGGAGGCAAATTTACGGGAGAGGGATTAAAGCATCTTCAAAATATGCCTCTTAAAACCCTTAAACTTACCTTGTCAAGCTCTCTGGTTGATCTTAGCCATCTGCCTAAGTTAACAACTTTAAAAAATTTAAACCTCTCTTGTTGTTTTGCCCTCCCTCCAGGTGAGATGAAGCATATTTCCGGATTGTCCGCACTGGAAAAGCTAAATTTACATGCTACTTCTCTTCTCGATGATACGGGCTTGAAACACTTGTCCGGCATGCCACATTTAAAAATATTAAATTTGAGCGAGAATGAGAAAATTACGGATAAAGGAATTCAACATTTACCATCCGGGCTCACTGAATTAAATTTAAAAAAATGTACTCAGATCAATGATCAAGCTCTTCTTTATATAGGTTCTTCATTATCGAAATTGAAAAAGCTAGACATAGCCTTAACTCCGGTCACAGATAGAGGCTTGCAGTTCTTGACCGGCTTTGAAAATGTCCCACCCCTTCATGAACTCAATTTAAATTACTGCAAAAACATCACTCATATTGGAGTTGAGGCCTTACTAGTCCGCTTATCACTTGAAGGGTTATATTTAAACGAAACGCCGGTTGATCCACAGGCTGTACGCAAGAGTGAGGATGCGGTATTTAAAGCGTTTGGTAGAAAAATTAAAGACTTGCAAATATCTCCACCGCAGGTCAGCGACGATTATATTCCTTATTATTGA